Below is a window of Struthio camelus isolate bStrCam1 chromosome 14, bStrCam1.hap1, whole genome shotgun sequence DNA.
aagcgagTGAACGCGGCAGGGCATGAAACCATAGGCAGCAAAAAGAAGCCTCAAAAATCTGTTGCAGATTCAGTCTGAAGGCAAAGGGTCCATTCCCTTTACCTAGGTCAATGCCTTTTTAGCCAGATACAAAGCCACAGGGCTTGTAATAGTTAGAGTGGTAATAACTACCTGTGCCACTCACCCCCCATAAATCAGAATTGATTAGGCTAATGACGATCACCAGCAGACAGCACAGGTCATGCTGGCAGTGACCACTTTTATCCAGCCTGATAGACATTTCTCACAGAATAAGCAGCAATTTTCAAAGTTAATGCTAGCTTGGGAAAAGAGATCTGcccccccaccctgcacccccccaaaTCATTCAAAACTGTCTCAAGGGTTGTCTGCACAGCAATTTTTCCAGCTTAGCTCTACAGTATAATTATAATCACTAACTCATTGTGTTGACACTTACCTTAGGAGAAGCATCCATACAAGGAGTTAGCTACGCTAGGGTGACTTACAGCGGGATCATAACTAGACTAGCGAATTCCCTCAGGAAAAGAAACCCCCCCAGACTTCACCACAGTTGGGGCTagggacctgctggcaccagTCACATTAACGCAACTCCCACCAACACTCATTTCTCCGAGTAAAGCAGGCATCCAGAGTTCTCCGCTGCCTTGGTTCGGCTGTATTCGCACAAGTGAAAACCCCCATAAAAGGGCAAGATACAGTGGGGCCGGGGTCCAGCTTGCCACAATCACCATTTTCAGGTAACTAGACTGAGAGGCTGTAGAAGGGGCCAGATTTTGACCGGGGAGGATTCCGGCCAGGCTCTCTGGGTGAGCCGGGTGGATGTGCACCAAAGCTGTCGCCTCAGAAGCGTGACACTGGGCTTCGGGGCCAGCCCCGAGACTATGCCACAGAGAGGTCAGGCTAGTGACCGGCGACAGCTCTGGGAAGGAGCTTGCTGCATTCCCGAGCAATGAGAATGGAAAGGGATGTTCTGCCAGCTACCTACCAATGAAAGCAATGGCCTCAGGAAAGAACTGCGAGAGGTTCTGACTCCAGTGATCCGAGATGGGGATCTGCTTGTACTTGAACTCTCCGTCGTGCTCAAACATGTTTGGCAGGTTGGGGGTCACATTCAGGATGTACTTAATGCCGTATTTGCCCAGCACGTCCAAGTTGGTAGAATCTTTGGCACAGCCCAGGTATAGGTAAGGTAGGATCTGGACTGGAAAGGCAGGCTGATTGTTGGGAATTGGGCTGCCGTCCGACTCCGTGGCACTGCTGGGTTCCCGGTCGGATTCGCCATCCGAACAGTCAGAGCTTATCCGCAGCCCTCCCAGGCCAAGGACAGATGCAGGTGGAGAGTTGCTGGGTGAGGAGCTGTCAAGGTTCGTCTCACAATGCTCAGAATATTCAGTCTGGAACTTGTTAAAGCCAcctgggaaggggaaaaggagagaaggagggagagagacagaaagaaagatgtTTTTCCACTCTTAAAAtggaacttcttttaaaaaaaaaaaatccttctaccTGACACACGTGCATGATACTTGGTAAGCGTCTGCCAGCAGAGAGCTGGTATACATTCAGCTTCCCAAGAGACACCCCCGTGAAAGGCGTCTCCCCGCTCCCTCTGCTTCCACAGGGCAGATCGCTATTGAGCCAACAGGAGAATAAAGGGAACTTCCTGGGAAGTTTGATACTGCTCGCGATAAGCACGGGCCAAATCTCAGTCGCATCGAAAGAAACAAGcatgcagaaataaaagcaacagcAAGAGATACTCAGTGTTGCCTCATGCAGGTTCTCAAAGACACAAGGCTGGAACAGTTTAGGCAAGAGTTATTATGCcacataagcaaaaaaaaaaaaaaaaggcacaagatAATCTGCCTCTGAACAGATAAAGCAAGAACAACTAAACACCCAACCCACTAAAACCCCATAAAATAATTCACCTTGAAACAGGGAGGAAGGCCCTAAGTTTTGCCAAAGAGAGCAATTTTTATACCTATTTTATCATTACAAGCACTTTCTGACAGAGCAGCGTCACAGGATCGCTCTTCATCCAAACCATGTCACGCTGCGGAGGGATGGGACCCCCTATGCCTGCTTCCAAGTCCTCTTCTCCAACTCCCCAGCTCAACGgttggggaaggaagggaaggaaagccaagaaaaagaaaaaggaaaaaaaccccggCTCTACCCCCTCCGCAGCCGATATCAAACCGGAGTTTAGCCGTCGTTAGCTGACGCTGGCAAATGGTTTAATTAGAAAGGCCCCCCCGGAAACTTTGTTAGTGGGCCTGGTGGCCGCGGCAGGGTCACTGAGCGGGACAGACAGCTCCCGCCACCTCCATTCATGACAAGGAGGCTCGtccgccccgtccccgtccccccccgcggCCAGACAACGCCGCGGAGCCATTTTGGAATTTTAATTGGAAACATTTCCCACCGAGGCTccaggaaaaaggggagagagaagggctCAACTCCTCCCCTGCCCACGAGGGAGAGCTTAAGAGCCACTTCAAAGCTGCTCCTTCCTGCTCGGGACCGGGACAACGGGGCGGCAGATGCCAAAAACACAGCGGGCGAaccccggggggaggggggggcggccggctgcggcggggagggggcgccgcgcccCGACGGCCGCTCCCTCCGCGGGGCTCCCCCGGCCACCAAACAACaactggggggaaaaaggcaCCGGGGCGCAGCAGGGCTgcgagcgcccccccccccaactccggCCTCTGCCATTCGCGCCTCAACCCTGCCCCCCAGCgacggcccggccggccccacggcccAGCGGGGCGCCGCTCGGCCCCGACGGCGCTGCCGcctgcggggggcggcgcggccccccgcgctcccCTTCCGGCGCCGGGAGCCCAAAGGGCGGCGCGGACCGtgcgcggggagccgcgggcgccccgccggGTCAGCCCGGGACAGGGCGCGGGCGGCCTGCGGGAGCCGCTGCTCACCCCAccccggggagggcgaggaggaagaggaggaggaatctGCTGGTCATCCTCAGCCCGGGGCCACCGGGGAGGAAGGCTCCTGGCCAaagccgccccctccccccccgccgcgggggggcggtgagggggggGTCCTGCCTCCCACCCGAGCTGCAAGGAGGCGTCCAGGGCAGAGCCGCAGGGCGCCCTCGCCCGCCTCCCAGCCTGCAACCATTTTGTGCAGGGGACAGTCAAGCGGGATGAAGCGGGGGGGGGATCCAGCAGGGGAAggtgcgggggggcggggggggggcaaaagCAGGCGACGGCGGCTGCGAgcagccgggggccggcgcggggggcggccctCACCTTTCAGGTAGTAGGCTTTGCAGCCGTCGTCGCGCAGCTTctggagcagcagccccaggacGGAGGTGGCGGCGCCGCCGTCCTGCCAGTCGGCGGTGGCCTCGTCGTAGAGCAGCACGGTGTCGGCCTTGCAGCGCTTGACGAAGCGCTCCTTATCCTCGTGGTTGGGGATGATGGAGCGGATGGGCAGGTTGCCCTTCTTGAGGCGGCGGAGCATGAGGCCGGGGATGGCCAGGTTGATGGCCGTCTCGATGTGGGAGCTCTCGAAGAGCTCGTGGGGGCGGCAGtcgagcagcagcagcgagcggccgccgcccgactccagctcctcctgcagccactccGCGCTCTTGCACGGCATCGCCGCAGCCATGGGCGCCCGCGGGGAGCTCCCCCAGACCTGCGTTTTCATGGGGCTCGGGGAGgggcggccgccagcgcccgggcgATCGGCCACCCAcgctgcgccgccgcggcccccggctccgctgcgctgcgctccgcacGGCCGTCGGTGCGCGCTGCCTGCGGcccggagcgcggcggccccgctctgccctacGCGCTGCGCCCCATCCCGGCGGCCTCAATTAAAGCGGCGCTTCGCCGCCGGCTCGGCGTGTCATGCCGCgggaggcggggccggcggcggggcggggccggcggcggccacgGCCGAGCCCCGCCCCGCGCCACGTCACCGCCCCGCGCCCAATCAGGAGCGGGGGCGGCGCCCACCCCGCGCGGCGGAGCCCGCGGCGCGGGGCAAGCGCGGGAAGGgcggcgggccgagccgagccgagtcgggccggaccgagccgagccggaccgagccgagccgaaccgggccgagtcGGGCCGAGTCGAGtcgggcagagccgagccgaaccgggccgagtcgggccggaccgagccgagccggaccgagccgagccgaaccgggccgagtcGGGCCGAGTCGAGtcgggcagagccgagccgaaccgggccgagtcgggccggaccgagccgagccgaaccgggccgagtcGGGCCGAGCCAAGTcgggccgaaccgggccgagtCGAGTCGGGCAGAGCCGAGCCAAACCGGGCCGAGTTGAGtcgggcagagccgagccgaaccgggccgagtcgggccggaccgagccgagccggaccgagccgagccgaaccgggccgagtcGGGCCGAGTCGAGtcgggcagagccgagccgaaccgggccgagtcgggccggaccgagccgagccggaccgagccgagccgagccgaaccgggccgagtcGGGCCGAGTCGAGtcgggcagagccgagccgaaccgggccgagtcgggccggaccgagccgagccgaaccgggccgagtcGGGCCGAGCCAAGTcgggccgaaccgggccgagtCGAGTCGGGCAGAGCCGAGCCAAACCGGGCCGAGTTGAGtcgggcagagccgagccgaaccgggccgagtcGGGCCGGGCCGAGTCGAGtcgggcagagccgagccgagccgaaccgggccgagccgagccgaaccgagccgagtcgGGCCGAGCTGAACCGGGCCGAGTCGAGtcgggcagagccgagccgaaccgggccgagtcgagtcgggccgggccgagccgagccgaaccgggccgagttgggccgagccgagccgagctgaacCGGGCCAAGTCGGGCCGGGCCAAGTCGAGTTGGGCAGAGCCGAGCTGAACCGGGCCGAgtcgggccgagccgagccgagctgaacCGGGCCGAGTCGGGCCGAAGCGGGCCGAGTTGAGTCGGGCCGAGTCAAGCCGAACCGGGCCAAGTCGGGCCGGACCGAGCCGAGTCGAGCCGGGCCGAACTGGGCTGAGTCGAGTCGAGTTGAGCCAAGCCGAGTCGAACTGGGCCGAGCCGAAccaggctgagccgagccgagccgaaccagACCGAGTTGGGCCGGGCTGAGCCGAGGTGCtgcgcgccagcccaccccgttAGGCACGGGCACCGGGGCTGCCACGGCCCCTGCCCCTGGCTGGCCATCTCCGCTTTCTTTCAatattaagccaaaaaaaaaaaaaaaaaggttgtttaagTGACACGTCCCCCAAGCCAGCGCCAAGGCTCCAGCCCGGTCCCTAAAGGCCTCTTTGGGGTTTGAGCGACTAAGTGCAGCCCTGCTTTAATTTGTAACGGCAACACCAAGTTCCAAAACTAAAATGCCACGGAGACTCGTTAAGCCTTCGGGTTCCCTTTCGTTTCAGATTAAGCTTCAAAACAGAAGATTTTATCTGTACATCCTTGTGCATTTTTAGGGTATCTCCCTTATCGCTAGCCATTACTATAAATGCAAAGCCTTCATACTGCGACACCGCAATTCCAAGACAAGAATTTCATTGGCGGCGCTGTTCTGGGTTCCTTCAAGCTTTTAGGTGCCTCTTCACACACATCAGCCCTCCGACCCCAGAATTTTTCAGGACCAAAGTGTTTTTCAGTACTTAACGTTTCCCTATTACAAAATGGGTTTCATCTTTCCATTTCTAAAGAGAGGGATGACACTAAAACGTATCTGTGTCCAGGcgttttcaccatgaggacagtcacagtgacaggctgcccagagagtttgtgcaaccgccatccttggaggttttcaggacgCACCTCACCAGAGCCCGGCGTAACCCGGTCTGACCTCAGCGCTGGCCCCGCCGTGAGCAGGAGCTTGGACCAGAGCCCTCCTGAGGTCCCCTCCcacctgcatggtcctgtgcTCCTCTGCTCACAGAGCAGATGCCCACTGGCATCGGTGGAGGCGGAGGAATGGCTCCTGCTCCCCGGTCTGGGACGGATGACCCGTTCCTTTTTGGCCTTAACTTCTGCTCTCTTTAGCCCCCTAACCGTGTAGTCTCTCAGCAAATATGGTTACGAAGAAAAGAGCCCGGCGGGTCTGCCTCACCCGCCGGATCCCCAGGCTGGGAGACTCGACCAGCTCCCTGCAGGACTGGATTTCAAGATCTGGGCTGGAAAGCTACTGCTCTTtaccactcccccccccccccccccagagtcTCAAACATAATTGTGTTTAAAATTGTgctgtttaaaatacagtttaagCAAATGTCTGTGTCaaggcaaaaaatatatataaagcgGATTGTACTGGCCGCCACTTCTCTCTCATCCAGTCAAGAGCTGGTTTTCTCAAAGCCAAGCCGTGCTACCAAAGCCTCAACAGAGCCGCCGTCGCCCCGGTGGGCTTTAAACTATCCTTGACACGCACAACTTCCCAAGGAGCacgtggtttgttttttttttacagagaggAGCTCCCTTCATCTTCAGCACAAAAAAATAGCACCCAGCTACAGTGGCGGCGCTGTCCTTCTAGTCTATTCGTAAGGGCAGATTTTAACGACAACTGCAGAACCCACATCGCGTTTGAGCCCGCGCGGCACTTCAAGCACCTAAGTGCGTGCCCCGTTGCCAAACACTGAGGGATTTCAGCGCCCGCGATCAGAACCCCTCATGGATTTCACTGGTATCAGCAAAATAAAGGAATTGTTCTGTATAGTTTTTTTTGTGACTCAAGCGTGCCCGAGAAAGAGGAACAACCGAAGTCGGCCACTTCCCCTTACCCAGTTTATTTTTACTGCGGGTTATTGTGGGAACCTATTGTGATTCAGTGTTGCAGTAGGAAGTTACTAACGCTGCTCTTGCAGCAGAGGATGTCGAGGCTCTTATGCAAGCCACAGTGAAAATAGCTGACCTTTCAGCATGGTTATCAAAGCACCTTCAATTCACCAATGAAACAGCAGCGGGCTGTGCAAAGAAGGTACATCTGGGGCTCGAGCGCCCGGGGTGCTGAAACCGCCCAGCGCCCCGAAATACTCCCGGCACGCCTTGAGGCCTCTTTGGCTGCGCGAGGGAGGCAGGGGCAACCAGCGGCGTGCGGTGCTGCGAAACCAGGAGAGCAACGGCCCGCCGCCGTTTTGCGGCCGCATCAGCGACCACAGCAGTTCCAGGCCGGGCCAGGCTCCAGGCTCCAGGCGCGGCGGCCggagcagccctggccctgccaggGGAAGGGGGCAGGCGGAGCGCCGCAGCCCGACGCCGCTGAGGCCTCCAGGAGCCCAAGGGGACTGGCAGGGCGGGCGGAGGGAGCCCCTCACTCCTCCCGGCTCGGCGAAacccgccggccccagctgctCGCAGTagcgccgggccggcgcggggagcgcagcggcgcccgggcggggaggcagcgcccggccccggccccggccccgcacacgcAGCCCGGCGGCCTGCTGCCCCCTGCAGTCGGCCGCTCCGAAGCGCACGGCAGCGCCGAggggccgccgctccccccggcagccgcacggccccggccccggcccgcgccctGTCCCGTCTCCCCTCCGCgctcagctgcagagagcaggagagcgTGAGACGTGGCAGGTCACAGGCCCGAAGGCTGCGGCCAGGGGCAGCCCCGCCACCACACCGTGGGCCCGCGTCTCCTCCGGAACGGCTGGGCTGGCAGCGGTTCACGTGCTCAGAGGCTGTTTGCCTCATCGCACGTGTGGCTTTGCTGACAGCCAGAAGACCGGCCCGTGTCCACAAATGAGCAGTTTTCAGCTCAACTCCAAATTGGACTCCCAAGCACTCCAGGAGAAGGGGCAGCACAAAGCAATCACTGCCCTACA
It encodes the following:
- the DUSP7 gene encoding dual specificity protein phosphatase 7 — its product is MKTQVWGSSPRAPMAAAMPCKSAEWLQEELESGGGRSLLLLDCRPHELFESSHIETAINLAIPGLMLRRLKKGNLPIRSIIPNHEDKERFVKRCKADTVLLYDEATADWQDGGAATSVLGLLLQKLRDDGCKAYYLKGGFNKFQTEYSEHCETNLDSSSPSNSPPASVLGLGGLRISSDCSDGESDREPSSATESDGSPIPNNQPAFPVQILPYLYLGCAKDSTNLDVLGKYGIKYILNVTPNLPNMFEHDGEFKYKQIPISDHWSQNLSQFFPEAIAFIDEARSKKCGILVHCLAGISRSVTVTVAYLMQKLNLSLNDAYDFVKRKKSNISPNFNFMGQLLDFERTLGLNSPCDNRSPSEQLYFTTPTNHNLFQLNTLEST